The following proteins are co-located in the Vigna unguiculata cultivar IT97K-499-35 chromosome 9, ASM411807v1, whole genome shotgun sequence genome:
- the LOC114163661 gene encoding ATP-dependent DNA helicase PIF1-like, with protein MEIHRGPIIDEVQQYLDARWICAPEALWKIFRFTIYRMNPAVERLQIHLPNRQQVRFYKHQNINDVLNDDNNSKTMLTQFFALNQRDPQSRTFLYREIPEHYCWNNRHKEWYPRRSNKKVIGRMYTVSPSEGDKFFLRVLLSHIRGPTSWEYLLSPNETYCHTFKKAAEKWGFLESDNSIHECLVEASTLQMPYALRRLFVTILLFCEPTDVRSLWNHFHTYMLEDYTSTNTSVNENLIPMLLRDLNDLLIQHGKTIKDFDLPPLSYDALATTSVPRIIQEELSIQIPTEDVDNVHKLNHDQLIAFNTILDVINRNQSQVFFVDGPGGTGKTFLYRTLIAHCRSNGQIILATASSGIAATLLPGGRTTHSRFKIPINVEAGSFCSISKQSDLAKLIKIAKAIIWDEAPMINKYVLEALDRTLKDILDSDAPFGGKVIILGGDFRQVLPVIQKGTKAQMISSCIINSHLWSNTKILHLQQNMRSLQDHNFAEYLMRIGDGIEPTQVDDMVKIPQQLAISWEGETSIQHLIHQTFPQLQFHTWDASYMAERAILTPKNEDVEKLNDIIIDLFPGEDRNLLSFDEVEGDTYHLYQHEYLHTICPRGLPPHNLKVKKGSPLMLLRNIDPKSGLCNGTRLLCRGFYMNMLDVEILTGHHAGKRAFLPRIKHKTTESAGLPFVLIRKQFPVRLSFAITINKSQGQTIPTVGIYLPRHVFSHGQLYVALSRGVSQTSTKILIKEGHLEGQEGIFTKNVVYKEILLSQN; from the coding sequence ATGGAGATTCATAGAGGACCAATTATAGATGAAGTCCAGCAATATCTCGATGCTAGATGGATTTGTGCTCCCGAGGCTTTATGGAAAATCTTCAGATTTACAATCTATCGAATGAATCCAGCTGTTGAAAGATTGCAAATTCATTTACCAAATCGACAACAAGTGCGATTTTATAAGCACCAAAACATCAATGACGTGTTGAATGATGATAACAACTCCAAAACCATGCTCACACAATTTTTTGCACTCAATCAAAGAGATCCCCAATCTAGAACATTTTTGTATCGGGAAATTCCAGAGCATTATTGTTGGAATAATAGACATAAGGAATGGTATCCAAGAAGGTCAAACAAGAAAGTTATCGGCCGAATGTATACTGTATCTCCTTCTGAAGGAGATAAGTTCTTCTTGCGGGTTTTGCTTTCTCACATAAGAGGACCAACCAGTTGGGAATATCTATTATCACCAAATGAAACATATTGTCACACATTCAAAAAGGCGGCTGAGAAATGGGGCTTTTTAGAAAGTGACAATAGTATTCATGAATGCTTagttgaagcatcaactttaCAAATGCCATATGCTTTACGAAGACTATTTGTGACCATATTACTTTTTTGTGAACCAACTGATGTTAGAAGCCTTTGGAATCACTTCCACACCTATATGCTAGAAGATTATACTTCAACCAACACTTCTGTCAATGAGAACTTGATTCCTATGTTATTGAGGGATTTAAATGACCTTTTAATTCAGCATGGTAAAACAATCAAGGATTTTGATTTGCCACCTTTATCTTATGATGCATTGGCAACTACTTCAGTACCAAGAATTATACAAGAAGAATTATCAATACAGATACCTACTGAAGATGTTGACAATGTACACAAATTGAATCATGACCAACTCATTGCCTTCAATACCATTTTAGATGTAATCAACCGTAATCAAAGTCAAGTCTTTTTTGTGGATGGACCAGGCGGAACCGGTAAAACATTTCTTTATCGTACTTTAATTGCACATTGTAGGAGCAACGGTCAAATTATTTTAGCTACAGCCTCCTCTGGTATAGCAGCAACATTATTACCGGGTGGTAGAACTACACATTCTCGATTTAAAATACCTATCAATGTCGAGGCCGGTTCGTTTTGTTCTATAAGTAAACAATCAGATCTtgcaaaactaataaaaatagcaaAGGCAATTATTTGGGATGAAGCACCCATGATTAACAAATATGTTTTGGAGGCACTAGATCGAACATTAAAGGACATTCTAGATTCTGATGCTCCATTTGGGGGGAAAGTGATCATATTAGGAGGTGATTTTCGTCAGGTACTGCCAGTTATTCAAAAAGGTACAAAAGCACAAATGATTTCTTCCTGTATTATTAACTCTCATTTATGGAGTAACACAAAGATATTACATTTACAACAAAACATGAGATCATTACAAGATCACAATTTTGCTGAATATCTCATGCGCATTGGAGATGGTATTGAACCAACACAAGTTGATGACATGGTTAAAATACCCCAACAACTAGCAATATCATGGGAAGGAGAAACCTCAATACAACACCTCATACACCAAACTTTTCCTCAGTTACAATTTCATACATGGGATGCATCTTATATGGCTGAACGAGCCATACTAACTCCAAAAAATGAAGATGTAGAAAAACTTAATGACATAATTATCGATCTATTTCCAGGAGAAGATCGTAATTTGTTGTCATTTGATGAGGTTGAAGGAGACACATATCATTTATACCAACATGAGTACTTACACACTATTTGTCCAAGAGGTTTGCCACCACATAACTTAAAGGTTAAAAAAGGATCACCGTTAATGTTGTTGCGAAACATAGACCCTAAATCTGGGTTATGTAATGGGACAAGATTATTATGTCGTGGGTTCTATATGAACATGCTGGATGTTGAAATATTGACAGGTCACCATGCAGGAAAAAGAGCTTTCTTACCaagaattaaacataaaacaacagAGAGTGCAGGTCTTCCTTTTGTGCTTATTAGGAAACAATTCCCTGTGAGATTGAGTTTTGCAATTACCATAAATAAATCACAAGGACAAACTATACCTACCGTTGGAATTTACCTTCCACGACATGTTTTTAGCCATGGTCAATTATATGTTGCTTTATCAAGAGGTGTTTCTCAAACTTCCACAAAAATCCTTATTAAAGAAGGACACCTTGAAGGACAAGAAGGCATTTTTACCAAGAATGTTGtttataaggaaattttgttatCTCAAAACTAG
- the LOC114163660 gene encoding uncharacterized protein LOC114163660, with product MCCSGGKVLLPRVPPPHELLQIFSDQTSESRHFRQHIRSYNHVFSFTSLGVHMDETIVANGRGIYSFRAQGAIYHRIGGFYPNDGSRPRFLQLYIYDTEHELQNRMLENPQLHQTIVHKLQQILHRCNPFVHVFRQLAQEPNIQICSLLIKERPANQPQYNLPTASQVAAIIVTADTESMARGRDIKVVGHDGNLINIQETVGYYDPLQYPLLFPFGTYGWDTNTKNHNGQSISCREYYSFMLQIRPNDQSVILQAGRLLQQYVVDNYVKIETGRLRWIRNHQNNIRAEVYQGLQDALHEGQTHADTVGKRTILPSSFIGSRRDLTQRYQDGMAIVAHNGKPDIFLTMTCNPSWSEISSELQNQQTPQDRPDLLTRIFRAKFEQLKEDVVNKGVLGKVNSYMYVTEFQKRGLPHVHMLLILDNNDKLRDPQDYDSIVRAEIPNKAEEPQLHEAVLKHMIHGPCGTLNPRSPCMKRNQCQKRFPKDFLEETRQGNDSYPQYRRRFDEPISINRNVTVDNRWVVPYNPWLLLKYDCHINVEVCSSIKSIKYLYKYVYKGPD from the exons ATGTGTTGCTCTGGTGGGAAAGTCTTACTTCCACGTGTTCCTCCTCCACATGAgcttcttcaaatattttcagaTCAAACATCTGAAAGTAGACATTTTAGACAACATATAAGAAGTTACAATCATGTCTTCTCATTCACTTCTCTTGGTGTTCATATGGATGAAACTATAGTAGCAAATGGTCGTGGTATATATAGTTTTCGTGCTCAAGGTGCAATCTATCATAGGATAGGAGGATTTTATCCAAATGATGGGTCCAGACCCCGGTTTTTGCAGTTGTACATTTATGACACTgaacatgaattacaaaataGGATGTTGGAAAACCCTCAACTTCATCAAACTATTGTTCATAAATTGCAACAAATATTACACCGGTGCAATCCTTTTGTGCATGTATTTCGACAACTTGCTCAAGAACCAAATATTCAGATATGTTCTTTACTCATTAAAGAGCGTCCTGCGAATCAACCACAGTATAATCTTCCAACTGCATCTCAAGTAGCAGCTATTATTGTTACTGCAGACACAGAATCAATGGCACGTGGCCGAGATATTAAAGTTGTAGGTCATGATggaaatttaataaacatacaAGAAACCGTAGGATATTATGATCCTTTACAATATCCTTTATTATTTCCATTTGGAACATATGGCTGGGACACCAACACAAAAAATCATAATGGCCAAAGTATCTCTTGCCGAGAATATTATAGTTTCATGCTTCAG ATTCGTCCAAATGATCAGTCTGTAATATTACAAGCGGGACGACTTTTACAACAATATGTTGTAGATAACTACGTTAAGATTGAGACCGGAAGGTTACGATGGATTCGTAATCATCAAAACAACATTCGTGCTGAAGTGTACCAAGGTTTGCAGGATGCTTTGCATGAAGGACAAACTCACGCag ATACTGTTGGAAAGAGGACAATATTACCATCGTCATTTATTGGTAGTCGTCGAGACTTGACACAACGATATCAAGATGGTATGGCAATTGTTGCTCACAATGGAAAACCtgatatttttcttacaatGACATGCAATCCATCTTGGAGTGAAATTTCTTCTGAACTACAAAATCAACAAACTCCACAAGATCGCCCTGACTTGCTCACAAGAATCTTTCGAGCAAAATTTGAGCAATTGAAGGAAGATGTTGTTAATAAAGGAGTCCTCGGAAAAGTTAATAGTTATATGTATGTTACTGAATTTCAAAAACGTGGGTTGCCGCATGTACATATGCTATTGATCTTAGATAATAATGATAAGTTACGTGATCCACAAGATTATGATAGCATTGTGAGGGCAGAAATACCAAATAAGGCAGAAGAACCACAATTGCATGAAGCTGTGTTGAAACACATGATACATGGTCCTTGCGGAACTCTCAATCCTAGATCACCATGTATGAAGCGCAATCAATGCCAAAAGAGATTTCCCAAGGATTTCTTGGAAGAAACACGACAAGGTAATGATTCATATCCACAATATAGAAGACGTTTTGATGAACCAATTTCCATAAATAGAAATGTGACTGTTGACAATAGATGGGTGGTTCCTTATAATCCTTGGTTACTCTTAAAATACGACTGTCATATAAATGTTGAGGTCTGCAGCAGCatcaaaagtattaaatatttgtataagtaTGTTTACAAAGGACCGGATTGA